The genome window TTTTATTTGGTGAAATGAAACACAACTTTAGGAcaagaaatatataaataaataaatttacaatatttgattcaatttAAGACTGATATTAGTAAATTATTGGTTTTTGGGTCAATTAGTGTTCTATTTTCCTCTTCATTTTACTTTGACGATGTTTTCCTATGAGGctagatgatttttttaaaaacaaaaataGGGTCTCAACTACACTGATTTTCCACAAGATTATATTGATTTGTCTAAAATCAAGAAAATCTTATTTAAAATTAGAGTAaatcaagtctttttttttttttttttttttactagctcACCCTCCAATCACCTTTAAACTTTGAGAATcaattaagtgaattttaatcaattttttttcttttttatttatttaaaatgtgaATTGACAATTATTTGATCCCACTTaaggttgaaattattttttccttatttttggGTCAAATAATGCTTTGTTTACTCTTTTTCCCTCAAAAACCttgatgattattttttttatttttgggtcAAATAATTGTACTTTACATTGATATCCCagaaatcttgatgattttaaaaaaaaaatacttgagttacactgattttttttttttttatacaggGTTAACATTATTTCTGGTCCTTTATTAGAAAGCAATATAACCCTATTCAAAATAGTATAACTCAtgtatcataaaaattattttttttcatgttagAAAGCAATATAAATACGTCTTGTAAACATTTATCTTAAATCAATTGTTATGTTCATGTtatgtatttttttataataaattgtataaGTAAAAATATTTGTTATACAAATACTTAAATGCAAAGTATGAGAGAATAGAAAAGTGTGTCGAATTATTATACATTGCATAATTGAGCGTTGAGTCAAATCAAAAGCTCAATCTTGTTTTCCtgatcatcctccaagctattactGATGTGAGATCTCTACGGGTAGTCCTTTAGATTGTGATCAGAATGCTGATAATGGAAGCGTACTCATCCTGTCGAGCAACTCGAGGAAACATGATTAGTTTTCCTACAATTAAAATATCTCACCTCATCTTTTTATACTATTGATGTTGTGGTGGTTGGTGGTTGAATGGTTGTAAGCCTTCTTTGCAGGTGTGATGGTGTAGACTTAAATGTGAGCCTCAGATCTTTTCTTTTATGATATGGTGACCAATTCTTCGTATGTTGATAACTCAAGGATGGCCACTCGTTTTGCAATAAAGAGACATAGGCTTTCGGTTCTATAACATTAGGTGCATCCAAATATTCTCAAAATGCAGATACCAAGCTATCGTAAGCTCACGTCGAAGGTGCAGAATATTGTGGTCATATGGAAACATGACGTCGAcactaatattcatcatgatcaaAGCTCACGTCCGACTCAACGAGTACGATTCACCATCACCCAACATTATTAAAGTTATTTCAACATTATGATTTAGTTTCAAATTTCTATAGATTGCTAAtaccataaaaaaaattatcatatcctAAAACGCTTTCCAATCTACGTTTATTAAAAGTTATTAACAAATTAAGATAGTATCACTACATAAAATTAATACCACTATCTTCGGATTCAAGTTTAAAGTCTTAGTTACAATACTAGTTTTTTTAGACTTAATTGTCATCGACAATggagatataaaatttatttaaaaaatgatgttaGTGTACCTTGGTGCATGCATGTTGAAAAAGgagattgattttttttattgtgaGATTATTGTTGTCAAAAGTGATTTATCGGTTGTTGTTTAGAACGAAATAtatgtgtgtggatcttatgcaaAATTATTCTTACCTCTTGGATGATAAGAAATCTAGTTGAAGATATTTGACATATCTTTAGGTGTCTTAATTTCTTTTTTATAACGTATGTATATAGAAAAAGGAACGAGACTATTAATTGGCCGACCACATATGTTATattatatagaaatatatattatttagagAGAAGAGCAGCTCTCTCAGCTAATTAATTTTTTATGCAATGTTCTATAGAGCTCTTTTGCTAACTCTACAGTTTAACTAATAAATTGTACTTTTAGAACAAAGAAGTGGACTATTTGGTGTCAGTTTGGTTCTTGGCATTTTATGATTAGTGAACAAGTTCAAATAATTGAAAGATTGGTGGGTAGATCTCATATACTTTATGGACAAGATGCAAATCACCTAATTAAGGGTGATTTAGTACATGTAGCTCGTGCCAATGCATAATCTAAGGGTCAAtatctctttccttttttttttcttacttctTTCTACTATTTTTgtattctaaaaaatattttttaccatACAAGCATATGGTCCATATGACTCGTAAGTTATAATTAATATGGTAAGTCCCTTATGATCATCCTTACTTTTTTTTTTGCGTCAAACCACAAGTAAGTAGCTTCATTTGTAGAGATGTCTGCTAAAACAAAAAAGAGTTGCCAGCCCCATGTGGTATGACTTTAAGAGGTGAGTTTAGATGCAAAATCCATCTAAAAGAGGTAAATGAGATTGACAAGATGCTCCTAAATCTCCATTCAAATGACCATGAGATAAGTTATGTCAGCCTGCTACCTCCTCCTCTCACAATGCAGATTATAATTTCATTATGATTTTTGACATGATATATTATGTTCATTGAAAAGTTCTATTGTGTCAACTGATACAGTGCTATAGTATCAACTTCATAATCAATTACATGCTTAGAGATCATGTTGCGTGTTCTGAAATGTTCCACATTAATAAAGAATTTGATTCGTAAGAACAAAAGACAAATTCTCATGAGAACCTACTTAAGTTTTATGACAATTATTCTATAATTAGAATAATAATGGTTTCCCTAATTAAAGCATttattggacaaaagatagatatAGGAACTTAAAATTGACGACATACCATACCAAAATATCTAATTTTCAATAGTTTCTACATTCTACAATAAATTCAATAACTCCTTAAAagttcataacattcaaatccaaATAGCACATTAAAAAGTAATCTAAATGTACAATACTGTTAAAGGTACAATCCGCTTAaatagttcttcaaatgatatccAGAGCTACTCCTtttatctgaaaattaaaaaaaaatatttgagcaAGGAAAACATTGTAACTCTCGTACAGAcaaaatttatcataattaagtattttttaaaacataagaaTTTTGTAAACATTCAATACATgcgttctaatatatatataaaaaacaaTTTTTCATACACATATAATTTACAAATCTTAAACTTTATATGTATTTTAAATGCTAAATAAAATGCTTCTCATACTTTTTCTTAAAAGcaacatatatttaaatatattttcataataaaagCGTAATACAAGTAAAATCATTGTAGTATAAAGAATTGCCAATAACTAGTCATAAAAAACATAAATGTAGTGAAATAAATTGTGCCTTTTACAATTAAACCCTTACTAAGTCTTGTATTTAGTTATATGTTCTTGGATAAAAATCTAGCTATTACCGAGTGGTCTCACAGACTAGGAAGGAAAACCATCCGAAAACAACGAAAAACCAATGGTATCGATGAGGAGAAGCAATGGTTGGATGTGATGTACCTTCATGTATCTCCAATGGGTCAACAGCCAAAAATCGACCCGAGCTCTTCATCTCGGCCAAGTGCTTCTCCAGCCGCTCCGTCAGCCTCGGATGGCAGTCTTCGAAATGTAGATTCCTGAGGGACATCGGCAGCCCATTCTCAGGTAGCGCCTGAATCTCCGGACATCCAATAATTGTTAGAAGACAAAGGGAGGGAAAGGCATGCAACTCTGTCGGTAGCGATTGTAGATTCTTGCAATCCTTGAATTCTAGCCATCTGAGAGCTGTGAGGCTTCGAAGCAACTGCTCCTCCTCACCAGACATCGTCGCTCGAGGAAAGTTTGAGATTGTGAGAACACGGACGGATGGAAGTATCCTTCTTAAGAGCGATAGTTTGAACAGGGCTGTGTCGTCGATGCATAATTCAGTTACCGACGAACCCTCCACTTGCTTATTCCCTTCATTCAGCAACAACTCGTCTTTTGATCTCAGCTCACCACATTTCCAAAACTTCAGATATTGAAGTCGTTTCAGGTGAAGCAGCGACGTTGCTGGAAGAGACTCTATGCACCGGCAGTCGCCTATTTCCAATCGTGTGAGTGAGGTCAAATTGTGCAGGCAGCCCGGTAGCAATTTTCCTAGATTCCCACAGTCAGACAGCACTAGTTGCTTGATCGGGGGTGGAAGGAGGATGTCATTGTCCCCATCTCGCGTCATGCTCAAGAGATTCGGGCAACTGCGGATTGACAATGCCACAAGGGAGGTGAGTTCTTTAAACCCCTTCACCGGCTGCCACATGAGTTCCGCACATTCCACTATCTCAATGTCACGGATATTTGGTAAGCTGTGCGATAGCAACCCTTCTTCCAGATTTCTTAGATTTGGACATTTTCGtattgtcaatgttgaaagagaagcagTTATGCAACTGCCGCCTCCATGGATTCCTTCCCGTAACCCTGCAACTTCTGTCAATCCGACTTCATCTAATCTTAATGTTTCAAGTGGAGGGAGGGGTGGCAACCTCTTAAGCCTCGGGCATTGTACAATTTCAAGAACTCGCAAGCAGGAAAACAGCTGTCGGCCATCAGGCCAAGACCACTCTTCCAATTCTGGCATGTCCCTGAACTTGAGCTTCTCCAAGCTAGGAAAACACTTGCCTTGGTCTCTAGAACCAAAGAATCCATAGCCCACCTTCTTCACTGCCGGCATTCTCTCGATGCGAAGAACCTTGAGACTCGGCAGTTGTCCAAGACTCGGGAGTTCCTCCAATGCCACGTCCATCAGCACTAGCCTTTCCAGATTAGGCAAGAACTTGCTCTCTGTACTTAATTCATGACTTATTTGTTTCACTGCAGGCATTCCCCCCACGTAAAGGTTCTTGAGATTCGGTAGCTGTCCGATACAAGAAAGATCCTTCCATGCTTTGCAATTTTCCAAACCAAGAGTCATCAGGTTCGCTAACAATTGTGCCTGCAGCCAACTGGGTGATCTGACACCAATGTACCCTACGATCATCAAACGTTGGAGAGCCTGATGTGGTTGGAGACCTTCAAGTACCTCCTCCGACACAACTAATTCATTGCCGTCTAAACTGGAGCCATCATCCGATGTCCATTCTAAGGCTAGTGCATCAAGGTACTGTTTGTTGTTCAGATTAGCCTTGCTTGCTTCTTGTTTACTCTCAACGTTCTCAAGGTTGGAAATTCGAAGTTGTCCATGAAGCTGTTTCAGACCGCCTAGTTGGGCAACCTCGCGTCCCTGATCCTTGAGTACTTTGAACGAAGATAATCCTTGAAGAGAAGTCAGCTTCCCAACATCATTTATATCGGAAATTATTTCGTCTTCCGCATTAAGATGCATCAAGTTGATCAACTTGCTCATGCCGTGTGGGAAACTCTGTAGTTCACAGCCCTGCAGATCCAGTACTCGTAAATTGTAAAGACCACATAATGACTTTGGCAGCCTCCTAATGTAACGGTTGTGGGATATGTCAAGGTAGCGGAGGTGTATCGAGCCACCAATTGTCTCTGGCAACTCTCGCAAGCCGCAGCTCTGCAATATCAATACTCGAATGTTTTTTAATCTTTCAAACCGAGGGAACGAAAAGCCCTTGACTCCAAAGCCATACCAATGACTTTTGTAATTGATCATGAGAGTCCGCAATTTATCATAACAGGAGAGCCCCATTAACTTAGTTCCATTGGTTACTGTTGCTAACAGACGAGTCGTCCTAGGGATCTCTTTCGACTCATCATCATCGATCCTGCAAAACTCCCCCTCTGAAATAAAGTGAGCAAGATCGTGTATCAGGTCATGCATCACATATGCCGATCCCCAAGGAGCTTCCTGAAAGAAAGATCTGTTCACTAACTCACGGAAGTAACTGCTTCCTATAGCCTCCAGCGTCATATTGTCTTTCATATTGTCTTGAGCAAcgtagccttctgccatccaaagcTGGATCAAGTCTGGTTCATAAAACCGACAATCTTCGGGGAACAGGGAACAGAAAACAAAGCACCGCTTAAGGTGTGGGGGAAGACCACGATAGCTCAATTGCAGGACTGGCAGAAGACCACGATATtctatcctctcttcctatcaacatcaacactTGCCTCATCACCCTGTGCTCCTTGTTGCTCCATCTGTTTCTTCAGAACCCGGAACTGGATCTCGTCAAGCGTCATAAGCAGTGTCCTTCAGTTCCATCACCAATTCCTTCAATTGCTTTTTCGTGTCTTCATCATTAATCCACATGTTCTCGACTCTGCCGATGATGTGCTTAGTCCCGGTAAGAGTAGTCTTCAGCTTGAGGAGGTCAGTTCCGTCTCCGGGCTTAGCTCCGATTCCGAACACCTCCGACAACCTTGGGATCGCATCGTCGCTGATCTTTTCTATCAAGCTCCCGATGAAGGCCTCTCCGAGCGATCCCAAGCCTGCTAGTATCCATGACGACATCGCAGTGCAGGGCTGATCCTTCTTTCTCCAAGCACAAAGGTTAGAGGATTCTCAGAGTGGATGGATATTTTCAGCTGCAACGACTTCTCCTCAAGAAGATGGTTTCGAAGGGCGGTTGACGGCATCAATTATTGGAGGCTGCACGTGCTACGCACATGAGGAGGGTGCATCATCAATTATTGGTACCAATTTTCCACGACTTCGGTTTTCTGGTAGCGTGAGTTCGACCGGTTGTAGGACTTTCGAGGATGAGAAAGCAATTCCACCAAATTTTCTTCGGTCCACTTTGGCCATCTCACTATCAAGAATCAGATGCATGATATGATAACAAAGTTTTGTCTATAAGAGTCGTTTTCCGGTCGTAGACAAAATAATTAGTTTTATTTGCTGAAATTAAACTCAACTTATAGAAAATTATCTGTTTGAGGTTTATTTAATGTGTCatcgaaaataaaataaatatctacTAAAATATATGGTACACTCTGAATGAATGGATGTAATAAAACGATTTGCACTTAAATTACAACTTCAGACAGATCAATGtaaatttcttaatataaattattatattatttctctttaaaaaaaaaaatttattatcttaTACCAagtgtatcattttttttttcacatatactatctattcttttataaaatatgaaaatatctTCCTAGccctataaaaaaaatgattggaTCCATAGTGGTTAAAACGAAAAAGACAAAATCAGTTCAAAGTAAAtcgatttttttctctcttctcttattGATGAATCAATTTATCGGTGTCTCTCATTCTCCAAATCTTATTAagtcaattttatctttttttcctaGAAGACCCCCACAAGGAATCCTTTTGAAGTCCTCTTTCTAAAAtatatctataaaatatttattataataatttaatatgtgATACTATTTGGTGTTTTTGTAgagttgaaaataaaataaataattactaaAATAGATGATACACTCTAAATGCTTTTTAGGATGTAGAAAATGATTTAGATGCAAATTTAAACTTCGGAAGgatgaatataaaatttttaattaagtgtctcatgttttctttttctcatataATGCTCTTTTTATAAAATACAAATACCCTTCACATTAACATAACCTTACAAAGAAAATGACTTAGGTAAATAGTCATTAAActagaaaaaaaatcaatttaaagTGAATCGGTTTGCTGCGATCTCTCATTCTCCATGCCCTACGGTTAAAAATTTTACTTTTTAATCCTATTGAGCCAATTTTATCTTCAGTAtatctttaaatttaaaatttttaggatTTGATATATTCTCCGAAGAAGACTCAATTTAGAATTACATTGATTGCTTAAATGGTTTAAAAAAACTTTTCGGAAAGGTATATATTAAAAATCTACCTTCTAATATATCTTTCTAGCCATTTGTTTGTGAAAAAAGGTAAATatttttgttagcttgcttgTTCTGAAAAACAGAAAATTTGTTGTTTGGTTAGAAATGAAAAAAATTGGGGTAACAATGATTGCTTAGGATGGAAAACTTTATAGATTTCTCTCATGTACATCTGAATCTTGTCCCACGtaattgaaattatttttgacttaaaaatattttaatttcagtTTACAGTAACTAAAAAAAAGTAAGATGACATGAATTCAGCCTTTTAAAGATGGAATTCACTTAAACTACCGAACTTATAAgagttaaaaatagaaaaatattcttttttgagAAATCACCTCATATCATTGAGAATGGGCTATGAAGTGAATTTTGACCActttttcattttatttgttcATTTAAATTAGGaatttataattatttgatttaatttaagACTGATATTAGTAAATTATTAGTTTTTGGGTCAATTAGTGTTCTATTTTCCTCTTCATTTTACTTTGACAATGTTTTCCTATGACGctagatgaatttttttttaaatcaataaaaTACTATTTAAAATTAGAGTAAATCAAGCCGTTTTTTTTACTAACTCACCCTCCAATCACCTTTAAACTTTGAGAATCAGTTAAGTGAATTTTgatcatttttttctttgttatttatttaaaatgtgaATTGACAATTATTTGATCCCACCTAAGTTtgaaattgtttttttttattttttggtcaAATAATGGTTTGTTTACTTTTTTTCCCTCAAAAACCTTGTACTTTACATTGATATCCAagaaatcttgatgatttttaaagAAAAACTTGAGTtagactgattttttttttttttacagggtTAACATTATTTCTGGTCCTTTATTAGAAAGCAATATAACCCTATTCAAAATAGTAAAACTCATGTATTAAAAACTTATTTTTTTCATGTTAGAAAGCAATATAAACACGTCTTGTAAACATTTATCTGAAATCAATTGTTATGTTCAtgttatgtattttttttatagtaAATGGTATAGGCAAAATATTTGTTATGTGCTTAAAACGAGAGATATAGAAAATCTTTGTGCCACTTAAATGCAAAGTATGGTGGCATAGAAGAGTGTGTAGCATCAAATTCTATTAATATAGTAAGTGGCACATGACAAAGTAGAATTATTATACATTGCATAATTGTTCCCGAAGCTTGAGAATCCTGATGAGTCAGACCAAAAACTCAAGCTATTACTGATGTGAGATGTCTACGAGGAGTCCTTTGGATTGTGATCAGATGCCGACGATGGAAGCATACTCGTGCTGTCGAGCAACTCGAGGAAACATGATTAGTTTTCCTATAATTAAAATATCTCACCACGATTCGCCCGAATTCACTCATCTGTTTCTACTATTGAAGTTTTTTCAACTGCAATGACTTCTTCTCCTCAAGAAGAGGCCTTCGACAGGGCGATTGGCGACATCGATTATTGGAGGCTGCACGTCCCACGCACTTGAGGAGGAGGGGTGCAGCATCAATTATTGGAACCAATTTTTCACCACTTTCGTTTTCTGGGAGAGTGAGTTCGACCGGTTGTAGGACTTTCGAGGATGAGAAAGTAATAATTAGTTTTCTCTATAATAGTCGTTTTCCGGTCGTAGACACAATAATTAGTTTTATTTGCTGAAATTAAACTCAATTTATAGAAAATTATCtatttgatgtttattatgataatttaatGAATCTTACTATTTGGCGTTGGTGCAGAgtcgaaaataaaataaatatccacTAAAATAGATGGTACAGAATGACTACATTTTTAGGATGTAATAAAATGATTTCCATGTAAATTACAACTTCAGAGGGATCaatataaatttcttaatataaattattatattatttctcttaaaaaattattttttattatctcaaGTGTATCATATTTCTTTTTTCCCGTATACTATCTATtcttttataaaatatgaaaatatctttgattctttttttttctctctcttcgcTGAACCAGACCTTATTAAGtcaattttatctttttctttatatCTTAATTTTTGTGAATCCTTTTGAAGTCCtgctttaaaatatttattataataatttaatatgtgatattatttgatatttttgtagAGTTGAAAATAAAACAAATGATTAATAAAATAGATGATACACTCTAAATGCTTTTTAGGATGTAGAAAAATGATTTACATGCAAGTTTAAACTCCGATGgatgaatataattttttaatataaattattggaTGAGTTCTCTGAAAAAAACTTTTTTATCTTATCTGTGTCTcatgttttctttttctcatataatactccttttataaaatataaatacctGGACACTAAGCCTAAAATGGCTTAGGTAAATAGTCATTAAActagaaaaaattaatttaaagtgAATCGATTTGATGCGATTTCTCATTTTGCATGCCCTATCGATAAGAATTATTCTTCTTAATCCTATTGAGTTAATTTTGTCTTTATTTTTATATCTTTATCTGTCTTCTATATATCTCTAGTTGCATACTCTAAAGAAACTCTCTTGAGGCTCTTTTGATGAGATGTGACTCACAAAAAAATCTTTAGGTTTTCATATTGTTTTCTACAATCTCATATTGGTCACTTTGTAATGGTTTTTGAAGCACTTTAGATAATATTTTtgtcaaaaatataaaattttctaataagCATTTCTGTTTAATAgatgtt of Musa acuminata AAA Group cultivar baxijiao chromosome BXJ2-3, Cavendish_Baxijiao_AAA, whole genome shotgun sequence contains these proteins:
- the LOC135608049 gene encoding putative disease resistance protein At3g14460 — its product is MAEGYVAQDNMKDNMTLEAIGSSYFRELVNRSFFQEAPWGSAYVMHDLIHDLAHFISEGEFCRIDDDESKEIPRTTRLLATVTNGTKLMGLSCYDKLRTLMINYKSHWYGFGVKGFSFPRFERLKNIRVLILQSCGLRELPETIGGSIHLRYLDISHNRYIRRLPKSLCGLYNLRVLDLQGCELQSFPHGMSKLINLMHLNAEDEIISDINDVGKLTSLQGLSSFKVLKDQGREVAQLGGLKQLHGQLRISNLENVESKQEASKANLNNKQYLDALALEWTSDDGSSLDGNELVVSEEVLEGLQPHQALQRLMIVGYIGVRSPSWLQAQLLANLMTLGLENCKAWKDLSCIGQLPNLKNLYVGGMPAVKQISHELSTESKFLPNLERLVLMDVALEELPSLGQLPSLKVLRIERMPAVKKVGYGFFGSRDQGKCFPSLEKLKFRDMPELEEWSWPDGRQLFSCLRVLEIVQCPRLKRLPPLPPLETLRLDEVGLTEVAGLREGIHGGGSCITASLSTLTIRKCPNLRNLEEGLLSHSLPNIRDIEIVECAELMWQPVKGFKELTSLVALSIRSCPNLLSMTRDGDNDILLPPPIKQLVLSDCGNLGKLLPGCLHNLTSLTRLEIGDCRCIESLPATSLLHLKRLQYLKFWKCGELRSKDELLLNEGNKQVEGSSVTELCIDDTALFKLSLLRRILPSVRVLTISNFPRATMSGEEEQLLRSLTALRWLEFKDCKNLQSLPTELHAFPSLCLLTIIGCPEIQALPENGLPMSLRNLHFEDCHPRLTERLEKHLAEMKSSGRFLAVDPLEIHEDKRSSSGYHLKNYLSGLYL